In [Limnothrix rosea] IAM M-220, one genomic interval encodes:
- a CDS encoding DUF4278 domain-containing protein, protein MKLTYRGVSYEHVPTSLEVTEGNILGKYRGQVTHRRCVASEIKRPESESVLLHYRGNLYSTMQSVIPASLRERSVGHQAPAPSCPVKLPQLSQLMSQDVRQVHLENMRRSLERRIQSAQASGDQHLVNLLRQESHNLRASH, encoded by the coding sequence ATGAAATTGACATATCGTGGTGTCTCTTACGAGCACGTACCAACATCCTTAGAAGTGACAGAAGGAAATATTCTCGGCAAATATCGTGGCCAAGTAACTCACCGTCGTTGTGTTGCTAGTGAAATTAAACGTCCGGAGTCTGAATCTGTACTTCTGCACTACCGTGGCAATTTGTACTCAACGATGCAATCGGTCATTCCAGCGTCTTTGCGGGAGCGTTCTGTTGGTCATCAGGCTCCAGCACCGTCTTGTCCGGTAAAATTACCTCAGCTTTCGCAGTTGATGAGTCAGGATGTGCGCCAAGTACATCTTGAAAATATGCGCCGGAGTTTAGAGCGTCGTATTCAGTCTGCTCAGGCTAGTGGTGATCAGCATCTTGTGAATTTGCTTAGACAAGAATCTCATAATCTACGGGCTTCCCATTAG
- a CDS encoding serine/threonine-protein kinase codes for MIGQLLDGRYKIRESLAAGGFGQTFLAEDIKQFNKVCVVKQLKPSFTNPEALQVARRLFESEAQLLNRLGDHDQIPHLLAYFEENQEFFLVQDFVEGHSLEKEIIVGKKQSEAYGIALLESVLEPLAFIHGQKVIHRDIKPANLIRRQQDGKVVLIDFGAVKELAATQVNAQGKTQMGTIIGTPGYMSSEQGRGKPKLSSDVYAIGMIIVQALTGKIPPMGYNTNDELYEDPNTAEIMWRQDAEVSPQFAAILDRMICYDFRQRYRSALEVKQAIAALSSQSSHLAPTALNSNHQTVLQDSIPETALNIPQPQVHLAKSPQAPIAAPKKHWARVAFRGFQRFVGISFLIMGLPISIYATFEMNNMSVPQEERENAMAALIIFGLPFTASGGWMLYSLHRRVRKEKFDSDWLRQNFYHAIEANQGEISILKFAQTSKLSGKESQRYLEARVKEFNGDVQRSPDGETIYRFKL; via the coding sequence ATGATCGGGCAACTTCTTGACGGACGGTACAAGATTAGGGAATCTCTTGCAGCTGGGGGGTTTGGCCAAACTTTCCTAGCAGAGGATATTAAGCAATTTAATAAAGTTTGTGTTGTCAAGCAGCTTAAGCCAAGTTTTACCAACCCAGAAGCGTTACAGGTGGCGCGGCGACTTTTTGAATCGGAAGCACAGCTGCTAAATCGTTTGGGGGATCATGATCAAATTCCCCATTTGCTAGCTTATTTTGAGGAAAATCAAGAATTTTTTCTGGTGCAAGATTTTGTCGAGGGTCATAGTCTGGAAAAGGAAATTATAGTGGGCAAAAAACAAAGTGAAGCCTATGGGATCGCCCTCCTTGAAAGTGTGTTGGAGCCTTTGGCTTTTATCCATGGGCAAAAGGTAATTCACCGCGATATCAAACCTGCTAATTTAATTCGACGGCAACAGGATGGCAAAGTTGTTTTGATTGATTTTGGTGCGGTGAAGGAACTCGCGGCCACGCAGGTCAATGCTCAGGGGAAAACGCAAATGGGCACAATCATTGGCACACCGGGCTACATGTCTAGTGAACAGGGACGCGGTAAACCAAAGCTCAGTAGTGATGTTTATGCTATTGGGATGATCATTGTGCAGGCTTTAACGGGCAAAATTCCGCCCATGGGCTACAACACTAATGATGAGCTCTATGAAGATCCCAATACGGCTGAAATTATGTGGCGACAGGATGCGGAGGTTTCGCCCCAGTTTGCTGCCATTCTCGATAGGATGATTTGCTATGATTTTCGGCAACGGTATCGTTCTGCGCTGGAGGTCAAACAGGCGATCGCCGCCCTCTCTTCACAGTCTTCTCACCTTGCGCCAACAGCCTTAAATTCAAATCATCAAACTGTTTTGCAAGACAGTATTCCAGAAACCGCCCTAAACATTCCCCAGCCACAAGTTCATCTCGCCAAATCTCCCCAAGCCCCTATCGCTGCACCAAAAAAACACTGGGCGAGGGTTGCCTTTCGAGGGTTTCAGCGATTCGTTGGCATCTCATTTTTGATCATGGGTTTGCCCATTAGTATCTATGCCACCTTTGAAATGAATAATATGTCCGTGCCCCAAGAGGAGCGGGAAAATGCCATGGCAGCTCTCATCATTTTCGGTTTGCCTTTCACGGCATCAGGGGGCTGGATGCTGTACAGTTTGCATCGACGGGTGCGTAAAGAAAAATTTGATTCTGATTGGTTGCGACAAAATTTTTACCACGCCATTGAAGCGAACCAAGGCGAAATTAGTATTCTGAAATTTGCGCAAACATCTAAGCTATCAGGCAAAGAGTCCCAGCGATATCTTGAAGCTCGGGTAAAAGAATTTAACGGTGATGTTCAGCGATCGCCTGACGGAGAAACGATTTACCGTTTTAAATTATAA
- a CDS encoding YqaE/Pmp3 family membrane protein yields the protein MDIVRIIVAIFLPPLGVFLQVGIGPQFWINILLTLLGYIPGIVHAIWIIARR from the coding sequence ATGGATATTGTTAGGATTATTGTCGCCATTTTTCTCCCTCCTTTAGGTGTTTTCTTACAAGTTGGTATTGGCCCCCAGTTTTGGATTAATATTCTGCTTACGTTGTTGGGTTACATTCCCGGTATCGTCCACGCCATTTGGATTATTGCAAGACGCTAA
- a CDS encoding ABC transporter ATP-binding protein, with protein MTSPIKRLLKYGDRHQTQINQAIACSVLNKIFDLAPPALIGMAVDTVIEKEDSFVAQFGVTSLVGQLFVICVVSLLIWSAESVFEYLYQRLWRNLAQKMQHELRLDGYSHLQDLELGYFEERSTGELLALLNDDINQLERFLDVGANEILQVLTTVVLIGGIFIYFTPTVAWMALLPVPIIVWGSISFQKRLAPLYGDVREKVSLLSTRLSNNLSGITTIKSFTTEHFELDRLRFDSLAYVKSNNRAIAFSAAFVPLIRIAILAGFTAILFFGGLQVESGTLAVGTYSVLVFMTQRLLWPLTRLGQTLDLYQRAMASTKRVFNLLDTPISIRSGEKALPTHTVKGAINLSNVKFGYKDRATVLENFSLSVPAGQTIAIVGATGSGKSTIVKLLLRFYELDSGKITLDGLDIRDIYLKDLRQAIGLVSQDVFLFHGTVADNIAYGNTDVSLTAIQHAAKLAEADEFIEALPYKYDTIVGERGQRLSGGQRQRLAIARAILKDPPILILDEATSAVDNETEAAIAKSLEHITQNRTTVAIAHRLSTIRHSDCIYVMDQGKIVESGTHEELLTQQGIYNNLWQVQTGAKITA; from the coding sequence ATGACCTCTCCGATAAAACGTCTACTGAAATACGGCGATCGCCACCAGACTCAGATCAATCAGGCGATCGCCTGTTCTGTTTTAAATAAGATTTTTGATCTCGCGCCACCAGCTTTGATTGGTATGGCGGTGGATACCGTGATCGAAAAAGAAGATTCCTTTGTCGCCCAGTTTGGCGTAACGAGTTTAGTCGGTCAGCTATTCGTTATTTGCGTGGTATCGCTACTCATTTGGAGTGCCGAATCTGTCTTTGAATATTTGTACCAACGGCTATGGCGCAACCTCGCCCAAAAAATGCAGCATGAGCTACGGCTGGATGGCTATAGTCATTTGCAAGATTTGGAGTTGGGCTATTTTGAAGAACGCAGTACGGGCGAACTTTTAGCGTTACTCAATGACGACATTAATCAGTTAGAGCGATTTCTTGATGTCGGTGCCAATGAAATTCTGCAAGTTTTAACCACAGTTGTGCTCATCGGCGGCATTTTTATTTACTTCACGCCGACGGTTGCTTGGATGGCACTTTTGCCTGTGCCGATTATTGTTTGGGGTTCCATTAGCTTCCAAAAAAGATTAGCGCCTTTGTATGGGGATGTGCGGGAAAAAGTAAGTTTACTCAGCACCCGTCTCTCGAATAATCTTAGCGGTATCACGACGATTAAAAGTTTTACAACGGAGCATTTTGAACTGGATCGTTTGCGGTTTGATAGTCTTGCCTATGTGAAAAGTAATAATCGGGCGATCGCCTTTAGTGCCGCATTTGTGCCGTTAATTCGCATCGCAATTTTGGCTGGCTTTACCGCAATTTTATTTTTCGGTGGTTTACAAGTTGAAAGTGGCACCCTCGCTGTTGGAACTTACAGCGTTCTCGTGTTTATGACTCAGCGTTTGCTATGGCCGCTAACTCGTTTGGGTCAAACTTTGGACTTGTACCAACGGGCAATGGCATCGACAAAACGTGTTTTTAATTTGCTTGATACGCCGATTAGTATCCGATCCGGCGAAAAGGCATTACCCACCCATACGGTTAAAGGTGCAATCAATCTTTCTAACGTCAAATTTGGCTATAAGGATCGCGCCACTGTCCTAGAGAATTTTTCCCTTAGTGTTCCGGCAGGTCAAACGATCGCCATTGTGGGAGCAACGGGTTCTGGCAAAAGTACCATTGTGAAATTGCTACTGCGTTTTTATGAACTCGATAGCGGCAAAATCACCCTTGATGGTTTAGATATTCGCGACATTTACCTGAAGGATTTGCGGCAGGCGATCGGTTTAGTAAGCCAAGATGTTTTTCTGTTTCACGGCACAGTGGCAGACAATATCGCCTACGGCAACACAGATGTTTCCCTCACCGCAATTCAGCATGCTGCCAAATTAGCGGAAGCCGACGAATTTATTGAAGCACTGCCCTACAAATATGACACCATTGTGGGAGAAAGAGGACAAAGATTATCCGGTGGTCAACGACAGAGATTGGCGATCGCCCGCGCCATTCTCAAAGATCCCCCAATCCTCATTCTCGATGAAGCCACCTCTGCGGTTGATAACGAAACCGAAGCAGCCATCGCTAAATCTTTAGAACACATTACCCAAAATCGCACCACCGTGGCGATCGCCCACCGACTATCCACCATTCGCCATTCCGACTGTATCTATGTTATGGATCAAGGCAAAATTGTTGAGTCAGGGACCCACGAAGAACTACTCACACAACAAGGCATTTACAATAATCTGTGGCAAGTGCAAACCGGGGCAAAAATCACCGCCTAA
- the trxA gene encoding thioredoxin, which yields MAVKKKFASFQEMIENSQKPVLIDFYATWCGPCQVMSQVLEQVSVQMLDEIQIVKIDGDRYNTLASQHGVHAYPTIVLYKNKQVAFRAEGVVPAPQLMQQLRQVIRK from the coding sequence ATGGCTGTTAAGAAAAAATTTGCTAGTTTTCAAGAAATGATCGAAAACTCTCAAAAACCAGTATTAATTGATTTTTATGCAACTTGGTGCGGCCCTTGCCAGGTGATGAGCCAAGTTTTAGAACAGGTCAGTGTGCAAATGCTCGATGAAATACAAATCGTTAAAATCGACGGCGATCGCTACAATACTTTAGCTTCTCAACATGGTGTTCATGCCTATCCCACCATCGTGCTTTACAAAAATAAGCAAGTTGCCTTTCGTGCCGAAGGCGTTGTCCCTGCCCCTCAGTTGATGCAACAGTTACGCCAAGTCATTCGAAAGTAG
- the fabG gene encoding 3-oxoacyl-[acyl-carrier-protein] reductase, with protein MELLPQQRLKGQVAVITGASRGIGKATAIALASEGAKVVINYARSSDAAEALVAEITEAGGEAIALQADVSQADQVDNLIKQTLDQWGQIDILVNNAGITKDTLLMRMKPETWQAVIDLNLTGVFLCTKAVTKTMMKKRYGRIINITSVAGLMGNPGQANYSAAKAGVIGFTKTVAKELSSRNVTVNAVAPGFIATDMTEGLDNEDILKYIPLGRFGKPEEIAGMIRFLAADPAAAYVTGQTFNVDGGMVMH; from the coding sequence ATGGAGTTACTCCCTCAACAACGCCTTAAGGGTCAAGTCGCGGTTATTACAGGCGCTTCACGGGGTATTGGCAAAGCAACGGCGATCGCCCTTGCCTCAGAAGGCGCAAAGGTCGTCATCAACTACGCCCGTTCTAGCGATGCAGCAGAAGCTTTAGTGGCTGAAATTACCGAAGCTGGCGGTGAGGCGATCGCCCTCCAAGCCGACGTATCCCAAGCCGATCAAGTCGATAACCTCATCAAACAAACCCTAGACCAATGGGGACAAATCGACATTTTGGTAAACAATGCCGGTATCACCAAAGACACCCTGTTGATGCGCATGAAGCCTGAGACATGGCAAGCAGTCATCGACCTAAACCTGACAGGTGTATTTCTTTGCACCAAGGCCGTCACCAAAACCATGATGAAAAAACGCTACGGTCGCATTATTAATATCACTTCCGTTGCCGGTTTAATGGGAAATCCCGGCCAAGCAAATTACAGCGCCGCGAAAGCAGGCGTTATTGGTTTTACCAAAACAGTTGCCAAGGAACTTTCCAGCCGTAACGTTACAGTAAACGCCGTCGCACCCGGTTTTATCGCCACCGACATGACCGAAGGTTTGGACAACGAAGATATCCTCAAGTACATTCCCCTTGGGCGTTTTGGCAAGCCGGAGGAAATTGCCGGCATGATTCGTTTCCTTGCAGCAGACCCGGCCGCAGCCTATGTTACAGGGCAAACCTTTAATGTCGATGGTGGTATGGTCATGCATTAA
- a CDS encoding sigma-70 family RNA polymerase sigma factor has protein sequence MNRRSQFSEDLALFKRYAQQPNVCLRNRLVQLNLGLVRKVAYQMSRTCAETYEDLEQVAVFGLIRAVERFNADRGVAFSSFAMPYIRGEILHYLRDRGSMIKIPRVWQELHSKGQKLRRKLRTDLGRSPQDHELAAALGVSTKDWQDCELAWKNRLLISLDVTLGNNADDTVTLGETLPDNHNLEQQQREEIKLQLQDVFVHLEKRTKDAIQLVCLEELPRTEAAKRIGISPMTVSRHLKKGMQQMNQLLEPQAA, from the coding sequence ATGAACCGACGTTCCCAGTTTTCCGAAGATTTAGCTTTGTTTAAGCGTTATGCGCAGCAGCCTAATGTTTGTCTTCGCAATCGTCTCGTACAACTAAATTTAGGACTTGTCCGCAAGGTGGCCTATCAAATGAGCCGCACTTGTGCTGAGACCTATGAAGACTTAGAACAGGTCGCTGTTTTTGGTTTAATCCGAGCTGTAGAACGCTTCAATGCCGACCGTGGTGTGGCGTTTAGCTCCTTTGCAATGCCCTACATCCGTGGCGAAATTTTACATTACCTCCGCGATCGCGGCAGTATGATCAAAATTCCCCGGGTTTGGCAAGAGCTACATTCTAAAGGTCAAAAACTCCGCCGCAAACTCCGCACAGACCTGGGGCGATCGCCCCAAGATCACGAATTAGCCGCAGCCCTAGGTGTCAGCACAAAAGATTGGCAAGACTGCGAGCTCGCCTGGAAAAATCGCCTACTCATTAGTCTCGATGTCACCCTCGGAAACAACGCTGACGACACAGTCACCCTCGGCGAAACATTGCCAGACAACCATAATTTAGAACAGCAACAACGCGAAGAAATTAAGTTACAACTCCAAGATGTGTTTGTACATCTAGAAAAACGAACAAAAGATGCAATTCAACTCGTCTGCCTAGAAGAATTACCCCGCACCGAAGCAGCAAAGCGCATTGGCATTAGTCCGATGACAGTTTCCCGCCACCTGAAAAAAGGCATGCAACAAATGAATCAGCTGCTAGAACCTCAGGCGGCTTAA
- a CDS encoding tetratricopeptide repeat protein, which yields MFPLAAEGRSPQVKQSSSFPVITPTTPAAKEKMSQGLQQVQQGQLSQGIRLFNEAIALDPALWQAHYNLGLALRQSGDLQGAANAFYQTVVLQPNFALGYASVGGILTDVQNWSQAQQYLELAIAIEPNLALAHYNLGLIHRQFGRVEAAVQAWETARRLTPELNEASLQLAEVYLNGDRLKEATTLTNEVLSRNSRLATAHYLQGRIAAARGNSEAALTSFRTASQIDPNYANAYLAAAKILIRNERQSAAQPLLDYALLLYTQQGQTGWAQVTRELRQQL from the coding sequence ATGTTTCCCCTCGCGGCAGAAGGGCGATCGCCCCAAGTAAAGCAAAGTAGTTCTTTCCCGGTAATTACCCCGACAACGCCGGCGGCAAAGGAGAAAATGTCCCAAGGTTTACAGCAGGTGCAGCAGGGACAACTCTCCCAAGGGATTCGGTTGTTTAATGAGGCGATCGCCCTTGATCCCGCCCTGTGGCAAGCCCATTACAATCTTGGTTTAGCACTGAGGCAATCGGGTGATTTACAGGGAGCTGCCAATGCCTTTTACCAGACGGTTGTGCTCCAGCCTAATTTTGCCCTTGGGTATGCCAGTGTGGGGGGGATTTTGACCGATGTCCAAAACTGGTCCCAAGCGCAGCAATATCTAGAGCTGGCGATCGCCATTGAACCAAACCTTGCCCTTGCCCACTACAATCTTGGTCTCATCCATCGGCAATTTGGTCGTGTGGAAGCCGCTGTTCAGGCTTGGGAAACAGCCCGTCGCCTCACCCCTGAACTAAATGAAGCTTCCCTACAACTAGCTGAAGTGTATCTCAATGGCGATCGCCTCAAAGAAGCCACAACCCTGACTAACGAAGTACTCAGTCGCAATTCCCGTTTAGCAACAGCCCATTACCTACAAGGACGTATCGCCGCAGCCCGTGGTAACTCAGAAGCCGCCCTCACATCTTTCCGTACCGCCAGTCAGATCGACCCAAATTATGCCAATGCATACCTCGCGGCCGCAAAAATTTTAATTCGTAACGAACGGCAAAGTGCCGCACAACCCTTATTAGACTATGCTTTACTTCTGTATACCCAGCAGGGTCAAACCGGTTGGGCACAAGTTACGCGCGAGTTGCGTCAGCAGCTTTAA
- a CDS encoding elongation factor G: MNKPIKNIRNIAIIGPYSSGKTTLLESLLFVTEKITRKGSITQHNTVGDSSQEARDRTMSVEVSVASTNHADIDLTFLDCPGSIEFLQETYNALVGVGTAIIVCEPETERILTLAPLFKFLDDWDIPHLVFINKMDRAKNNFLDILDALKQASSRPLVPQQYPIRKDRELIGFIDLVSEQAYHYHPDSPADPVPFPAELKVEEQITREEMLETLADFDDELLEKLLEEIAPSSEEILQDLRKELSADQVVPVMFGIADQDYGIRPLLDALVKEAPAPPVTASRRQLRAKENDTIVQVLKNFYTPQGGKLSLVRVWQGELTEGMLLNGDRPGGIYRLMGAHQQAIQTAVTGEIVALARMESITVGDTLSRSGEVKDLRKAEIMQPVYALAIAPERRKDEVKLSAALGKLIDEDPSLAWEQHGDTHEVILWGQGDIHLQVALDRLNRKYNIPMSTQMPKVPYKETIRKSGHSHGRYKHQSGGHGAFGDVHLDIKPLSRGGGFQFHQSIVGGVVPKQYIPGVEMGVKDSLQRGPLGYPVVDVDVTLTNGSYHSVDSSEQAFKQAARIAMTEGMQNCDPQLLEPILTINLYIPNEFTSNALQLVSGKRGQILGYESAMDWQGWDHITAHFPIAEMHNLIIELRSLTFGVGFFDWQYDHLQEVPEKVSEKILSHNGSD, encoded by the coding sequence ATGAATAAGCCGATAAAAAACATTCGTAATATCGCGATCATTGGCCCCTACTCTTCAGGTAAAACAACTCTCCTCGAAAGTCTACTTTTTGTCACCGAAAAAATCACTCGCAAAGGTTCTATTACCCAACACAATACGGTTGGCGACAGCAGTCAAGAAGCCCGCGATCGCACCATGAGCGTTGAGGTATCCGTTGCCAGTACAAATCACGCAGATATCGATCTCACCTTTTTAGACTGTCCCGGTTCCATCGAATTTCTTCAGGAAACTTACAATGCCCTTGTGGGAGTAGGTACTGCCATTATCGTGTGCGAGCCGGAAACTGAGCGCATTCTAACCCTTGCGCCCCTATTTAAATTTTTAGATGATTGGGATATTCCCCACCTTGTTTTCATTAACAAGATGGATCGGGCGAAAAATAATTTCCTCGACATTCTCGATGCCCTAAAGCAAGCCTCTAGCCGTCCCCTTGTGCCCCAGCAATATCCGATTCGCAAAGATCGGGAATTGATTGGCTTTATTGATCTTGTGTCGGAACAGGCTTACCATTACCATCCCGACTCGCCCGCTGATCCCGTGCCGTTTCCTGCCGAACTGAAAGTTGAAGAGCAGATTACCCGCGAGGAAATGCTCGAAACGCTCGCTGATTTTGATGATGAGCTATTAGAAAAACTCCTTGAGGAAATTGCGCCATCATCTGAAGAAATTCTCCAAGATCTCCGCAAAGAACTTAGTGCTGATCAAGTTGTGCCCGTTATGTTTGGTATTGCCGACCAAGACTACGGCATTCGTCCTTTACTCGATGCCCTTGTTAAGGAGGCTCCAGCTCCGCCCGTCACGGCTAGTCGTCGTCAACTTAGAGCCAAAGAAAACGACACGATTGTTCAAGTTCTCAAAAACTTCTACACGCCCCAAGGTGGCAAATTATCCCTTGTCAGAGTGTGGCAAGGTGAACTGACTGAGGGCATGCTCCTCAATGGCGATCGCCCGGGGGGCATTTATCGTTTAATGGGTGCGCACCAACAGGCGATCCAAACGGCGGTCACGGGTGAAATTGTTGCTTTGGCACGGATGGAATCGATTACTGTGGGCGATACCCTTAGTCGCAGTGGTGAAGTGAAAGATCTACGCAAAGCTGAGATTATGCAGCCAGTCTACGCCTTGGCGATCGCCCCCGAACGGCGCAAAGACGAAGTAAAACTCAGTGCCGCCCTCGGCAAACTCATTGACGAAGATCCATCACTAGCTTGGGAACAGCACGGCGATACCCATGAGGTAATCCTTTGGGGACAAGGGGATATCCACCTCCAGGTCGCTTTAGATCGCCTAAACCGCAAATACAATATCCCGATGTCCACCCAGATGCCCAAAGTGCCCTACAAAGAAACCATTCGTAAAAGCGGCCATTCCCACGGACGCTATAAGCATCAAAGCGGTGGTCATGGCGCATTTGGTGATGTTCACCTCGACATTAAACCCCTATCGCGGGGCGGCGGCTTCCAATTTCACCAGAGTATTGTCGGTGGCGTTGTGCCGAAACAATATATTCCCGGCGTTGAAATGGGCGTAAAGGATTCTTTGCAGCGGGGGCCCTTGGGTTATCCCGTGGTCGATGTGGATGTCACCCTCACCAATGGCTCCTACCACTCTGTTGATAGTTCTGAACAGGCGTTTAAACAAGCTGCCCGCATCGCCATGACCGAGGGAATGCAAAATTGCGATCCCCAATTGCTCGAACCGATTTTGACGATTAATCTCTATATTCCCAATGAGTTCACCTCGAATGCTTTGCAATTGGTCAGTGGTAAGCGGGGTCAAATCCTTGGCTATGAAAGTGCGATGGACTGGCAAGGTTGGGATCACATTACAGCCCATTTCCCGATCGCCGAAATGCATAATCTCATTATTGAGCTGCGATCGCTGACTTTCGGAGTGGGCTTCTTTGATTGGCAATATGACCATCTGCAGGAAGTGCCAGAAAAGGTCTCGGAGAAAATTTTGTCCCATAACGGCTCGGACTAA
- a CDS encoding vancomycin high temperature exclusion protein produces the protein MNFKLFRNPVRLCKIGTIALISSTSLALSAIYLDGSRSAIQTADYAIVYGNKVHPNGAPSQRLQARLDRAIALHQNDKVKKVMVSGGFGKEGHDEAIVMAKYLEEKGIPSDEIVIDSLGNNSHLTAVNAAELLDTDSSVIAVSQVYHLSRAKLSLRNNGFQKVGSAHPPIFERFDVYSSLREVPAWLKYWISGH, from the coding sequence ATGAATTTTAAGCTTTTTCGTAATCCTGTTCGTCTTTGCAAAATTGGGACGATCGCCCTCATCTCCAGTACCAGTCTTGCCCTCAGCGCCATTTACCTTGACGGTAGCCGCAGCGCGATTCAAACGGCTGATTATGCGATTGTCTACGGTAATAAAGTTCATCCCAATGGCGCACCATCCCAAAGATTACAAGCACGGCTAGATCGGGCGATCGCCCTACACCAGAACGACAAGGTCAAAAAAGTCATGGTGAGTGGTGGCTTTGGTAAAGAAGGCCATGACGAAGCGATTGTTATGGCAAAATACCTAGAAGAAAAGGGTATTCCCAGTGATGAAATTGTGATTGATTCCTTAGGTAACAATAGTCATCTCACAGCGGTAAATGCGGCTGAGCTACTAGACACGGACAGCTCTGTGATTGCCGTCTCTCAGGTCTATCATCTTTCCCGCGCCAAACTTTCCCTTCGTAATAATGGCTTCCAAAAAGTGGGTTCAGCTCACCCTCCGATTTTTGAAAGATTCGATGTGTATTCTTCTCTGCGGGAAGTACCAGCATGGCTAAAATACTGGATTAGTGGCCATTAA
- a CDS encoding EAL domain-containing protein — translation MEISEKYRQPLECSACADSVGLDFDFTMAFQPIVNTKNQEIFAYEALVRGINNEPAGVVFEQVNGDNLYRFDQCCRTKAIKLAADLSMPTLLSINFMPNAVYQPELCIRTTLNAAETYGFPIENIIFEITESEKVEDLEHLKKIVAYYRDRGFKTAIDDFGAGYAGLNLLSEIRTDIVKLDMALIRNINEDLVRQVIIKGVLQVCQDLQTTVIAEGVETKEELVTLQSFGIDLFQGYLFAKPLFQRLTAVDKIDFD, via the coding sequence TTGGAAATCTCAGAAAAATATCGACAACCTTTAGAATGCAGTGCTTGTGCTGATAGTGTCGGATTAGACTTTGATTTCACGATGGCATTTCAGCCGATTGTCAATACAAAAAACCAAGAAATTTTTGCCTACGAAGCTTTAGTAAGGGGCATTAATAATGAGCCAGCAGGTGTCGTTTTTGAGCAGGTCAATGGTGATAATCTCTACCGATTTGATCAATGTTGCCGAACCAAGGCGATTAAGCTTGCTGCGGATTTATCTATGCCGACGCTCCTCAGCATTAATTTCATGCCAAATGCTGTATACCAACCGGAGTTGTGTATTCGTACCACACTCAATGCGGCGGAGACTTATGGCTTTCCCATTGAAAATATTATTTTTGAGATTACGGAAAGTGAAAAAGTGGAAGATTTAGAGCATCTAAAAAAGATTGTTGCCTACTACCGTGATCGGGGTTTTAAGACGGCTATTGATGATTTTGGGGCTGGCTATGCAGGACTAAATTTACTTTCGGAAATTCGCACGGATATTGTCAAATTAGATATGGCATTAATTCGTAATATTAATGAAGATTTGGTTAGACAGGTCATTATTAAAGGTGTTTTACAGGTATGTCAGGATTTACAAACTACTGTTATTGCGGAAGGTGTAGAGACAAAGGAAGAGCTTGTAACGCTCCAGTCATTTGGCATTGATCTTTTTCAAGGTTATTTGTTTGCAAAGCCGTTATTTCAACGACTAACGGCAGTTGATAAGATTGATTTTGATTGA